The Aedes albopictus strain Foshan chromosome 1, AalbF5, whole genome shotgun sequence genomic interval AACGAAGAGTTGAACGCTTGGATGTTGGTTTGCAAAGGGATCCGTTGGAAGGAAGTTCCGCTCTTAAAATGGCCATATCAGCACCTTGTCTTCCATGAGTTGAGCCATGACTAAACAAGAAGTCGTACTTGTTTccaagcatgaccatgctgagggtgacgggttcgattcccggtcggtccaggatcttttcgtaaaggaaatttccttgacttccttgggcatagagtatcttcgtgcctgccacacgatatacacatgcaaaatggtcattggcagaggaagctctcagttaataactgtggaagtgctcatagaacactaagctgagaagcaggctttgtcccagtgaggacgttacgccaagaagaagaagaagaagaagaagaagacttgtttccaagaaattttcctgtTAGTTTTTGAGGGTTTAAATTTGTTTCTTGGAGGGCGATAACTGTGGGTTGATGTTTCGCGATCAGCATCTGGAGTTCACTTTGATGTGACCGGAGACCACATATGTTCCACTGCAAGGCAAAGGATGCTGCGATAATTCGTTCGTCGTCGTCCGACTGTGACGTGACGTCAGAAGATTTGGACTTGGCCCGTGAGTGTCTTGACCAACGATGGGATGTGTTCCTAGGAGCGTTGGTGCGGTTGATGTTTGACTCGACTGGACTCCGGGAGGATTGAGGGACGGCGGTTCTTTTCCGTGATAAACTGGTTGTAGTGAAACCTAGATCCGTAGAAGAGTTTGGGCAGATTGACTGATTTACTGGCGAGAAGAGTGAATGGGAGGTACTTGCCGTTAAAAACGACTTACCCACGtcgactgccgccagaggctcatcGGACGGATCCGGGACATCTCTGGTCAGGTTCGACGTGGTAAgcctcgcgcttggcgaatcaAAATGGGTAGAACTAGATGGTTTGCAGTTGAGGTTCCTGTAATGGTCATAAGCAGCAGAGTTGGAAACAACAGCGGCCAGTAAGGCCAAGGGTGTCCGCTTAGTAACAGCCGAGCTGAAAGTTTGGTGGTCGACGGATTTGGGATGAGCGTCCCAGAGCGTCTCTCCTGCCAGACCAGCATCCTTTTCTAAAGGTGAAGGGGGTATTTTCCTCATCAAAACGCTTGCTGAGGGAGGTGTAGTGTAGCCGATATCGATCGTCAGGAGCTATGGCATTAGTTCGTGTGTGCGTTGACCAACGATGGGATGTGTTCATTGCAGTATTGGTGCAGTTGTTGCTTGACTcgactggattccaggaggattgAGGGAATGCAAGGCACTCGTGACAGGCCCCATTCCTATCCCCCCAGACATCCACTCCCGGTTCTGGGGGGTGGGAGGTTACTGCATGCTCTCCCTCCCCTCGCCGAGGACGCCCGCGCGATGGGCTAAGAAGGATTGATCCACTATGGATGTTCTTGATAGCGTTTGTTATCTGCAGTGCAATGGTTTCAGTCGGACCAATATCAGCAGGAAAGTTTGGGAAGATTGACTGATTTACAGGTGAATAAATTGAAGGGAGGATACTTGCCGTACAAAACGACTTACCCACGTCGACTGCCGCCAATAGACATATATTAGACTTTCAATGGCGCTGCAGAtcttgtgactaacatctagtgtgCTTATTTTAGAAGCGGTCCTCAAACTGTCAAATTCTTTCATTTGTTATCAGAGTAACCGTACTTGAAAATAAAAACACAGATTCAATCACGGCAACGAATTTGATCTCGACCGTACGCGCGGTAGTGTTTCAAGTATTGGTTTAATGTGTGCTATCAAGAGCTCCGCTTCGTCCAGCCGGTAAAAGAGATGTCTTGGAGTATCATTTCACaggtatttcaatttttaagtcaTTAGCAGCAACCATTACTTATTGAATTTTTACAGATTGCCGAAAGACTTGATAATGGCCCGATGGAAGATTTGTGTGAAGGAATATGAACAGGATTTGCAGCTGAAATCATGGCTGAAAGGTTTTCGGTGTCTGCAGCAGCACCTACCATTTTCCGACAAAATTTTAACGAAACCTATACGGTTCCAGTTCCCAACGATTCCAGTTGACGAGCCTAGTTTTCTAGATGTGTATGTTGTGAACTCAAAGCATAAATGTTGCAAATAAACAGTTATAAAGTCAGAACAAATGTGACTTATTGCCCCAACTCGAAATGCTGATATCCGGCCACAATTTTCCCGGGCAGGGGGGTGTTGAAGAATGggagtttatcaaacttttttcaTAGTAAATCAACTGTAAAGGCACGCAAAAATCTAGCTCACGGCGGAGGTAGCATCCCATCATTTGTGGAATAGAACTTCCGGAAGTTCCACATAGTTTTAACCATGGTTTTATCATTCGTCTTAAACTGTTATGCTTAGATTTCTTGCTGCACAAAAACAAAATCTGATCCACCATCCATCGTTCATTGTTCCATTTTCTCTTGATTACATACCAAAACAACATCCGATTTTGACACATTAAGTACCAGCGTTTACGTTTTCGGAAAATCATGACTACTATAGATGGAACATCTTGATCACAGCCATTGTATGGAGGAACAGCGCCTCTAGCGTTCTATACTTGTACTTCTATTctgccgccagaggctcatcGGACGGATCCGGGGCATCTCTGGTCAGGGTCGACGTGGTAAgcctcgcgcttggcgaatcaAAATGGGTAGAACTAGACGATGGTTCACAGTTCAAATTCATGTAGTGGTCGTAATTAGCAGAGTTATAAGCAACAGCGGCCGGCAAGGCCGAGAATGTCCACTTGTAAGCAGCCGAGATGGAAGTTCGGCGGTGAGTGGTATAGTCTAGCGTGGTATTTGGTCGTTATCCATAATCAGTTTCTATGAGATTGTTGCAGGGGTTCGTTCTTCCGTTGTTTGGTGACTGTCGTTCTTCCGAGATCGTGTCTTCAACATGGAAGATATCAAAGATTGGGGTGTCTTTTTCAGTAGATTCTTGATCTATCCTGTTTCCGTATTGGTCGTACTACTCGTCGTTCTTGGATGATGCGACACATGCTTACCGTGATTTTCGTTGCGGTCTGTTGGAGAGCTCTCCAGCACTCGCTTGTTGCTGCGGCGCCTGGTGCGAATGCTATTGTCGATTCCGTTTTCAAGATTATCGTTTGATTTGGCAGGCGGCATGACGAAACCTTTGTCTTTCCTGGATTGGTGCTGCGTCTTGGGTGCTGTTTCAGATGTAGAAGCCTGGTTCCCAATCGAAGTGCGTTGAGCGAGCGGTAGCTGTGGTTCGCGAAGTGTTGATTTAAGGGAAGCAAGTTCTTTGGCCAGGTCAGCAACTTGTTTTTGGAGAGCTGCGATCAGTTGGTCTTTTGCAACAAGTTCTTGCTTAAGCTGGTTCTGAATCATTTGCGTAATAGTTTCTCTACGATGTTCTTCGTTGTATAGGCGCCTGGCCTCACCAAACGAGATGCCACGATCGATTTTCATGTGGATAATCGTGTCTTCTTCCTTGTACTTCGGGCAAACCCGAGATCTGACAGAATGTTCTTTTTTGCAATGGAAGCAGTGGGGTGTATTTTCGCACTGCTCTCCTTCTGCAACGTTCAGCGGTTGAGAACATTGCTGGCAGATACAAGGCTGTTGGCATGACTTCCGTGGGTGACCGTAAGTTCCACAGTTGAAGCACATTAGCGAAGACGGGTAGTAGACTCGAACTTCGATCCGCAACAGTCCAAAGTACACGTGGTCTGGAAGCTCTGTACCATGGAACGATAGAACTAACACTGGTGTGTTCCTGAGCTTACCATACATTCGTTTTTTGATGCGGCGAACAGAGTGTACGTTTTGAGAAGTCAGATGCATCTTGATGGTTTCCTCATCAATATTGATGGAATCCGGCTCATACACTATGCCCTGTACCGTGCTAAATGTTGGATGTGGAAATATCTCAATGAGTGTGCCGTCGGTTAGCTCGGTCATATTCGTCAGCTTTTGAACTATGCTTCGGGTACGGAGGAGGTAACGTGAGCCGCGACCTTCGCGACAGGCTTTCATATTTCGAGCTTCCTTTTCACCAACCGCTAACTGGACTGATGTGCCAATGATGAACGGATCCGGCAGCTGAGGGTCGTCCGTTACGTTTTCGGGGACTTTGCAGCGTAGGATAAGAACCATGGCCTGGCCCATTTCGTCCTTGCTTAGCATCCATTCCGGGGCTCTGACGCAACGTTGATGTTCAATAGGGTTGTCTGGGATCCCCGGGGGTTTACCGGTCATTTGACCGGGTATCGCTAGAACTTTTTCGGATTCACTTCACTGTTTCGTTTAATCGCGACGAGATATTGTGTAACTGACTTTGGACTATTTTTGACACCAACTTGCACTCGGGCCTCTCTGTTTGACAGAGTCTATCGAAACCACGTCCGTGTTGGTAACTCGCCTAACAACAGCACCGCCGTGAGCTGGCGGCGGTCCGAATTCACTATTAGTTCCttgaaattttactaaaattccACTCTGCCTGTGTGGACACTGACAGAACCTGACACTCGATCAACTTTTATGGAATTAATTAGGCACTATTCAAGGTAAGTCAGCGAATTATAATCCGAGTAGGTGGCACGTGTTGATATACAACATGACCCGAACACTCGAAACTCATGTGCGATCTTAGTTCAACACTTGgtgcagcgcctaaatgttttctattctactatatGGTTACCATtgagctgctttcacttttctactttgaTGAGCACAATTACGTAGTTCCTATTCCGGTTCAATAGGGGGTCCATAATGCCGTTCATCGATATCCTAGTTTCCTGGTCCGTAGAACTATAGGCTCAGAAAGAGGGTTAGAGTCCACCGGCCTCCGGGGTTCGGAGCAAAAAAAATtgcaagtaccggggctgggatcgaattcATGACCATATGTTTATGAAGCGAATGTATGATCATTACTCCACGGGCATcggtattctgaaggaatctctgcaggattatcTCCGAGAATCCTAagtgaattttctgaaggaatcctggaagctaTTTCTGaaggagaatttcttgaggaattaatgAAGGGATTGCTAAAGAAAACAATTATTAAAGAACAGCCCAAAATGTTTTGGAGCTTCCTGAAAgccattctagaggaatttctgaagaaatttctgcagaatttcgtaGGCGAATCAATGTGACCTAGGGGAAACTAGGGGAACAATGTTTTACTTTTGCGTGAACGAAATGATGAGAAACGATTTTTCCACTTTTTCATTACCTTAAAATCGCTCTGAATTCCCCAGAGAAATTTGAGCCGATACATAACACCGGATTTGTTAGCTTTAAGGACAAAATGTCCACAAATGCTGCAACATGATGACAAAATGATGAGTAAAAATAGCCCATAGAGGAGAAACTTCCGAAGCATCATCGGAGGGACAACTTGCTCCAGACGTGCTTTTGCCGTCAGTTTCACTTTTCCGCAGTTTCGACGTTCAGACACTTCCATCAGCCAGAACGACCATTTGCACTTGTTCGGGGAATAAGACCCATTCATATGTGGTCCCTTATAGCAGCCAGCAGTAGGAGTGCTGATGGCAAGAAAATGTGCAACAATTATCCGAAGTAGCGATTTTCTTGCCATCACTTTCGTTGAGCGCACATATCCGCATCCATAGGAAGGTACACACACCTAACTGCTTCCAAAGCACGTTCCAATGGGAAAACAAACGAGTAAAACTGTTCCACCGAAGTAACGTAACGAGCTTCATAGAAGAAGAAAAAGTTACGTCTTGCAATTCCTTAGGAAGCAGCGAGggagagaaaaaaaagaagaaagccTTACATAAAAGGAAGTCAAACAGGATGTGGGTTGTTGGACACAGTTTTCCGCTCTTGAAGCAGGGAAGCCAGTCAACAGACAGTCAGTGGTGGTGGGTGGTTCGATATCATGTTTCTGCCCGATTATACGATACAAGATTATAGGATCAAATAGATGATGTACGTGATACGGATTTGTGCAAGCTGGGATGGTGTGGGATGCATGCAAGATAGTTGCATAATTGTATTACACCATTGTGACGACGTCGAGTAGTATGATGGCTATCCGACGTCCCCCAAGGGAAGCGACCCGTTGTTGATTGTGTTTTGGATCGGTGCATCGGACGTGAGTAACCATGGAATGTCCTTCGCAAGAAGATATTCTTAAGGTTACTTGCGATACGATGATTGTCAGAAAAGTGGACAACGCTTATAATGAGGTACTGAATCATTTCATGGACTCAGAGGGATTACCCTCTGCTTATCATGAAAAAGCAGTTCTATCTCTTCTTCTTGACCTTTAGTGTCTAGTGAAGTGAATTTGGTGGTACGGATGTACAGCTTCTATTCAAATGAACTCTAGTTATAGATTTACTCACCAGTTGGTGCTGTAtgtaaaaaagacactacaccgtattcagccagaggctggactgaacattaccaacacgagacaacggacaacacacataacacccagtggtccaatggagaattttccgtttgacgtaaagatttccccgactggagcgggaatcgaacccgcacttcgAGGC includes:
- the LOC109415638 gene encoding uncharacterized protein LOC109415638, yielding MTGKPPGIPDNPIEHQRCVRAPEWMLSKDEMGQAMVLILRCKVPENVTDDPQLPDPFIIGTSVQLAVGEKEARNMKACREGRGSRYLLRTRSIVQKLTNMTELTDGTLIEIFPHPTFSTVQGIVYEPDSINIDEETIKMHLTSQNVHSVRRIKKRMYGKLRNTPVLVLSFHGTELPDHVYFGLLRIEVRVYYPSSLMCFNCGTYGHPRKSCQQPCICQQCSQPLNVAEGEQCENTPHCFHCKKEHSVRSRVCPKYKEEDTIIHMKIDRGISFGEARRLYNEEHRRETITQMIQNQLKQELVAKDQLIAALQKQVADLAKELASLKSTLREPQLPLAQRTSIGNQASTSETAPKTQHQSRKDKGFVMPPAKSNDNLENGIDNSIRTRRRSNKRVLESSPTDRNENHGKHVSHHPRTTSSTTNTETG